One genomic segment of Bacteroides caccae includes these proteins:
- a CDS encoding RagB/SusD family nutrient uptake outer membrane protein, whose translation MKRITKLIYLALGSCLIAGINASCELVSENYGDINTSIFPQTAEDADAITTSAAYATFKNSGYGGLFNIATGIQIVSDEASDYGMCNWGWDHINYANWNTLKISGSGSWLTVESYAYVNDISKMTLTIDRLNDIEMDDALKQQYIAELRMGRGWLAYLLYDFYGPIPIADLETLKNPMAEKILPRLSEEEMQTYIETELTEASKVLPANYKKGDKNYGRFTAGLAHTVLLKLYMLTKQWDKAEAEGRELMKPEYGFELVPEYKDIFTLANEKNPEIIWACQCAKGYQEHKWQPHVLPNDYNFTSYLDKMTKWNGYKISWDFMQTFDPADRRLLTIAYEYTSKDGVVHNEKNDRPDPSAQLYLGAVPLKYEFDPDCTGEDSQIDWIIYRYADVLTLTAEAIVRNKNAVTQEAVNLLNEVRTRSLPGKGYSLQDLNSVDKFLKAVLDERGWELYFEGNRRQDLIRYGLFVEAIKKKAQSMGKQTLVDEDRYRFPIPQDIIDEGKGIIKQNPGY comes from the coding sequence ATGAAAAGAATTACAAAACTTATATATCTTGCTCTCGGAAGCTGCCTCATCGCAGGAATAAACGCTTCGTGTGAACTCGTCTCCGAGAACTATGGTGATATCAATACCAGTATCTTCCCCCAAACGGCAGAAGACGCTGACGCTATCACAACGTCTGCCGCATACGCCACCTTTAAAAATAGTGGCTATGGAGGTCTGTTCAATATAGCAACAGGCATACAAATCGTCAGCGACGAAGCAAGCGATTACGGAATGTGCAACTGGGGTTGGGACCACATCAACTATGCCAACTGGAACACCCTCAAGATATCCGGTTCCGGTAGCTGGCTGACTGTTGAGAGCTACGCCTATGTAAACGATATCAGTAAAATGACTCTGACTATCGACCGGTTGAACGATATTGAAATGGACGATGCCCTCAAACAGCAATACATCGCCGAACTTCGTATGGGCAGGGGGTGGCTGGCATACCTTCTCTATGATTTCTACGGTCCAATCCCCATTGCCGACCTGGAAACACTCAAGAATCCTATGGCTGAGAAAATTCTCCCCCGACTCAGCGAGGAAGAAATGCAGACATATATCGAGACTGAACTTACAGAAGCAAGCAAAGTACTGCCTGCCAACTACAAAAAGGGAGATAAGAACTATGGTCGTTTTACAGCCGGATTGGCACATACTGTTTTGCTAAAACTCTATATGCTGACCAAGCAATGGGACAAGGCGGAAGCAGAGGGACGCGAACTGATGAAACCTGAATATGGTTTCGAACTTGTGCCCGAATACAAAGATATATTCACGCTGGCAAATGAGAAGAACCCGGAAATTATCTGGGCTTGCCAATGTGCCAAAGGATATCAGGAACACAAATGGCAACCTCATGTATTACCCAACGACTATAATTTCACTTCTTATCTAGATAAAATGACCAAATGGAACGGATATAAAATCTCATGGGATTTTATGCAGACCTTTGATCCGGCAGACAGACGTTTGCTGACGATTGCATACGAATATACCAGTAAAGACGGAGTGGTACATAATGAAAAGAATGACAGACCGGATCCTTCCGCTCAATTATATTTAGGAGCAGTTCCATTGAAATATGAATTTGATCCGGATTGTACAGGAGAAGATTCACAAATAGACTGGATTATCTACCGGTATGCCGATGTGCTCACTTTGACAGCAGAGGCTATTGTACGCAACAAGAATGCCGTAACGCAGGAAGCTGTTAATTTGCTTAATGAAGTGCGTACCCGATCGCTTCCGGGCAAAGGATACAGCCTACAAGATTTGAACAGTGTGGACAAATTTCTGAAAGCTGTATTGGACGAAAGAGGTTGGGAGTTATATTTCGAAGGAAACCGCCGCCAAGACCTGATCCGCTATGGATTATTTGTGGAAGCTATCAAAAAGAAGGCTCAATCAATGGGTAAACAAACGCTTGTGGATGAAGACCGTTACCGCTTCCCTATTCCACAAGATATTATTGATGAAGGTAAGGGAATAATCAAACAGAACCCCGGTTATTAA
- a CDS encoding TonB-dependent receptor, translating to MKTNKKVFFMVLLMLCLHLNSFAQHISMQLKNVTVKQAIETIQKQNGYSFTFAASDLNTQKIITVTARNLPIEKVVEQILIGQNVSYTVQGKDIIIKKKSNQATQQKKKSTISGIITDNYGEPIIGANIKEKNGTNGTISDIDGKFQLTVDEGSSVQISYLGYLTQEVNTRNKTHLAISMKEDAQALDEVVVVGYGTMKKRDLTGAISSIKMDETPVQTFTTVSHALAGKAAGLQVVQTSAQVGGGSSFNIRGAASVGAGNDPLIIIDGFPVSSSSTLGSGNRYEAGQTDNILESINPNDIESIEVLKDASSTAIYGARAGHGVIIVTTKRGKEGKASVNYSANVSVQRMKNSFKMLNGQDYMYQTNRYYHELWLKEKGEGIYEDYMIPNDDAADFKPRYSNDQILNAPTVPWFDEITRTGLMHQHNISINGGTEKTKYMASINYLNHSGVVKNNDMERFTAKINLDQQISKYVKAGLSFNISRNNYDNVPLGNGENENSGIITAAVAFNPTVPVRDEKGNYSTNPQMPQLPNPVSLLEINDKTVKERLLGSAYIEVEPIKGLKLKANLGIDRKYQKRKTYLPKTTQYGAAVNGQAYLAQEDNNDYLMDLTANYQKIFGEHSFNVLFGYSYQKFNTEGMSAGNQDFINDSFLYNNLGAGNYSRPPVGSYASVSSLSSYFGRFNYSWKEKYLLTATIRADGASNFAKGHQWGYFPSVSAGWRFSEEKFIKSSSSDFLSNGKLRLSWGQTGNYNVGNGALDYYGADPWYGSQFGDSQHVGIYVSQLGNPNLTWETTTEFNIGLDLGFFNNRINLTAEYFQRTISDLLVKNKTIPHYNEVKTIAANIGSTQSNGVELTLNTQNIQTKQFTWSTDLTFSTYNDRWKERDPNWKPAAYQKEQDPIRGVFAYVADGLLQPGEEAPAHQPQLLPGQVKLKNINGDDKLNEEDMVLIGRNDPKFIFGFNNNFSYKNFDLNIYMYGQVGKIAGANSYYDAWGSYGNRIKLGQNVPVSFKDAWSSDNQTSTRPSFIESAYGTGDLFLQKISFLRIRNITLGYTVPISKSICNRLRVYADVNNPCVWTNWKGQDPETDSNTNAYPNVTSFSIGVDISF from the coding sequence ATGAAAACTAATAAAAAAGTTTTTTTCATGGTCCTGCTCATGCTATGTCTTCATCTGAACTCATTTGCACAGCATATCAGTATGCAGTTGAAGAACGTGACTGTAAAACAGGCCATTGAAACCATACAGAAGCAAAATGGATATTCATTTACATTTGCGGCAAGCGATCTGAATACCCAGAAGATTATTACGGTAACAGCAAGGAACCTACCCATAGAGAAGGTAGTGGAACAGATTTTAATAGGACAAAATGTTAGTTATACAGTTCAAGGTAAAGACATCATTATAAAAAAGAAAAGTAACCAAGCCACACAACAGAAGAAAAAAAGTACAATCAGCGGAATCATCACAGACAATTACGGGGAACCGATCATCGGTGCCAATATCAAAGAAAAAAATGGTACAAATGGGACTATCTCCGATATTGACGGAAAGTTTCAGCTCACTGTTGACGAAGGTAGCAGCGTACAAATATCTTACCTGGGATATCTGACGCAGGAAGTGAATACCAGGAACAAAACGCATCTGGCTATCTCAATGAAAGAAGACGCGCAGGCGTTGGATGAAGTTGTCGTTGTAGGGTACGGAACGATGAAGAAAAGAGACCTGACCGGTGCCATTTCTTCTATCAAAATGGATGAAACTCCCGTGCAGACCTTCACGACGGTCAGCCATGCGTTAGCCGGAAAAGCAGCAGGTCTGCAAGTAGTGCAGACGAGTGCACAGGTAGGCGGCGGCAGTAGTTTCAATATACGTGGAGCAGCCTCTGTCGGCGCCGGGAACGATCCGCTTATCATCATTGACGGTTTTCCCGTTTCTTCCAGTTCTACGCTTGGTTCGGGCAATCGTTACGAAGCGGGGCAAACCGATAATATTCTCGAATCTATCAATCCGAATGACATTGAGTCGATAGAGGTTCTGAAAGACGCCAGCTCTACCGCTATTTACGGTGCAAGGGCCGGACACGGTGTGATTATCGTTACTACCAAACGGGGAAAAGAAGGAAAAGCAAGCGTCAACTACTCAGCCAATGTCTCTGTGCAAAGAATGAAAAACTCATTCAAGATGTTGAACGGGCAGGACTATATGTATCAGACCAACCGATATTATCACGAGCTATGGCTGAAAGAAAAAGGAGAAGGCATTTACGAGGATTATATGATTCCGAATGATGATGCGGCGGACTTTAAGCCCAGATACTCGAACGACCAGATACTCAACGCGCCGACAGTTCCTTGGTTTGACGAAATCACACGCACCGGACTTATGCACCAGCACAATATTTCTATAAACGGAGGAACGGAAAAGACAAAATATATGGCTTCTATCAACTACCTCAACCACTCCGGTGTAGTGAAAAATAATGACATGGAGCGCTTCACTGCAAAAATAAATCTGGACCAGCAGATTTCCAAGTACGTAAAGGCCGGATTGTCTTTCAATATTAGCCGTAATAACTACGATAATGTACCTTTGGGAAACGGCGAGAATGAAAATTCCGGTATCATTACTGCTGCTGTTGCTTTCAACCCGACTGTTCCCGTCAGAGATGAAAAAGGAAATTATTCGACCAATCCTCAGATGCCTCAACTCCCGAACCCGGTGTCTCTCCTCGAAATTAATGATAAAACTGTAAAGGAACGATTGTTGGGTTCGGCTTATATAGAAGTGGAACCCATCAAGGGACTAAAACTAAAAGCCAATTTGGGTATCGACCGAAAATATCAGAAACGAAAAACTTATCTTCCGAAAACCACTCAATACGGGGCGGCAGTCAACGGTCAGGCATATTTAGCCCAGGAAGATAACAACGACTATTTAATGGATCTGACAGCCAATTATCAAAAAATATTTGGTGAACATAGTTTCAATGTTCTTTTCGGTTATTCCTATCAGAAGTTCAACACCGAAGGAATGAGTGCAGGTAATCAAGATTTTATCAATGATTCATTCCTATACAATAATCTGGGAGCAGGAAACTATAGTCGACCGCCGGTAGGTTCGTACGCTTCGGTAAGCAGCTTGAGTTCTTACTTCGGACGTTTCAATTATTCGTGGAAAGAAAAATACCTGCTCACTGCCACCATTCGTGCCGACGGCGCCTCCAACTTTGCCAAAGGACATCAATGGGGTTATTTCCCTTCCGTATCCGCCGGCTGGCGCTTCTCCGAAGAAAAATTTATCAAGAGCTCTTCCTCTGACTTTCTTTCGAATGGTAAACTACGCTTAAGTTGGGGACAAACCGGTAATTATAATGTAGGCAACGGAGCTCTCGACTATTATGGAGCAGACCCGTGGTATGGCAGCCAATTCGGTGATTCACAGCACGTAGGTATCTATGTATCACAATTAGGTAACCCGAACCTGACATGGGAAACGACAACCGAATTTAATATCGGTCTGGACTTGGGATTTTTCAACAATCGGATTAACCTGACTGCCGAATATTTCCAGCGTACGATCTCCGATTTGCTGGTGAAGAACAAAACGATTCCCCATTATAATGAAGTGAAAACCATTGCAGCCAACATTGGTTCGACTCAAAGTAACGGTGTAGAACTGACTCTGAACACGCAAAATATACAGACTAAACAGTTTACATGGAGTACTGATTTAACTTTCTCAACGTATAACGACCGTTGGAAAGAACGAGATCCGAACTGGAAACCTGCTGCCTATCAGAAGGAACAAGACCCGATTCGCGGAGTCTTTGCCTATGTAGCCGACGGACTGTTACAACCTGGTGAGGAAGCCCCCGCCCACCAGCCGCAACTTCTTCCCGGACAAGTGAAACTCAAGAATATAAATGGAGATGATAAACTGAATGAGGAAGATATGGTCTTAATCGGACGCAATGACCCCAAATTCATTTTCGGTTTCAACAACAATTTTTCTTATAAGAATTTCGACCTTAATATATATATGTATGGACAGGTAGGTAAAATTGCCGGAGCAAACAGTTATTACGACGCCTGGGGATCTTACGGAAACCGCATCAAACTGGGACAGAATGTACCTGTCTCTTTCAAGGATGCCTGGAGTTCGGACAACCAGACAAGTACACGCCCCAGCTTCATCGAGTCGGCTTATGGTACCGGTGATCTGTTCCTCCAGAAAATTTCATTCCTGCGTATCAGAAATATCACATTAGGCTACACCGTACCAATCAGTAAAAGTATCTGTAACCGACTGCGAGTATATGCTGACGTCAACAATCCATGTGTATGGACCAACTGGAAAGGCCAAGATCCGGAAACGGACAGTAACACGAATGCATATCCCAACGTCACTAGTTTTAGTATCGGAGTAGATATTTCATTCTAA
- a CDS encoding FecR family protein, with translation MDEQSLHTDTVHDWITGYLTNSLTPEEMQSFQEWLNASEENRKYFSDIQEVWIAASNEADDVHSFNKDRAYQLFLRRTGETTQQGINKRKAFQLRPWMYAAAMTIIVFICGTIAFQTGKSVIRKQLTQISIEAPYGSKTKLYLPDGTLVWLNAGSKMSYAQDFGINERALNLTGEAYFEVTKNKHIPFKVHTDELDVKVLGTKFNFRNYQDDLEAKVCLLEGKVALSTQQKETILHPDQQALLDKKTGKLLISNTKAAYSAEWTNDRLYFDEALLPDIVKELERSYNIKITIADAALNSVRFYGNFRRREQSIREIMDVLSSTDKMTYTIEGKNIVITLPE, from the coding sequence ATGGATGAACAATCACTACATACAGACACAGTCCACGATTGGATTACCGGATATCTGACCAATAGCCTGACACCGGAAGAAATGCAATCATTTCAAGAATGGCTGAATGCCTCGGAAGAAAACAGAAAATATTTCTCCGATATACAGGAGGTATGGATAGCCGCCTCGAATGAGGCAGACGATGTTCATAGCTTCAACAAAGACAGAGCTTATCAACTATTCCTGAGACGAACCGGAGAAACTACCCAACAAGGTATCAATAAACGCAAGGCTTTCCAACTTCGCCCATGGATGTATGCTGCCGCGATGACTATCATTGTCTTTATTTGCGGAACGATTGCTTTCCAGACAGGAAAGAGTGTTATCCGCAAGCAGTTAACCCAAATTTCCATTGAAGCCCCATACGGCTCAAAAACCAAATTATATCTTCCGGACGGGACGCTGGTCTGGCTCAATGCCGGTTCGAAGATGAGTTATGCGCAAGACTTCGGTATCAACGAACGGGCACTGAATCTTACCGGAGAAGCTTATTTCGAAGTAACCAAGAATAAACATATTCCTTTTAAAGTACATACTGATGAACTGGACGTAAAGGTATTAGGAACCAAATTCAATTTCAGAAATTATCAGGATGATCTGGAAGCGAAAGTTTGTTTGCTCGAAGGTAAAGTGGCTCTCAGCACCCAACAAAAGGAAACGATACTTCACCCGGATCAGCAAGCCCTATTAGACAAGAAGACCGGAAAATTATTGATTTCAAATACTAAAGCTGCTTACAGTGCCGAATGGACAAACGACCGTCTCTATTTCGACGAAGCGCTGCTCCCCGATATTGTGAAGGAACTGGAAAGAAGCTACAACATAAAAATCACTATTGCAGACGCTGCTCTAAACTCCGTCCGTTTCTATGGTAATTTCCGCAGAAGGGAACAGAGTATCCGGGAAATTATGGATGTACTATCATCTACCGATAAAATGACTTATACCATTGAAGGAAAAAATATTGTGATCACACTTCCTGAATGA
- a CDS encoding GH92 family glycosyl hydrolase — protein MKRRIPLMAAALAGLFFYSSCSPTEKAETKDYTRYVNTFIGAADNGHTFPGACYPFGMIQSSPVTGAVGWRYCSEYTYQDSLIWGFTQTHLNGTGCMDLGDILVMPVTGTRTRAWDAYRSHFPKDKEAAAPGYYTVELSDPQVKAELTASIHAALHRYTYNKADSASLLIDLQHGPAWREEQYHSHVKSCEVNWEDAQTLTGHVNNAVWVNQDYFFVIKFNRPVADSLYLPMGETEKGKRIVATFDMQPGDELMMKVALSTTSVAGAKKNLEAEIPAWDFDGVRDAAHNEWNSYLSRIEIDGTDDEKTNFYTSFYHALIQPNEISDVDGMYRNAADSVVKAGTGTFYSTFSLWDTYRAAHPFYTLIIPERVDGFVNSLIEQGEVQGFLPIWALWGKENYCMIGNHGVSVIAEAYRKGFRGFDAERAFNIIKKTQTVSHPLKSNWEVYTKYGYFPTDLIKAESVSSTLESVYDDYAAADMARRMGKEEDAAYFAKRADYYKNLFDTETQFMRPRKADGTWKAPFNPSALGHSESIGGDYTEGNAWQYTWHVQHDVPGLIRLFGGEKPFLNKLDSLFTVTLEGEGLADVTGLIGQYAHGNEPSHHVTYLYALAGRPERTQELIREIFDTQYRNKPDGLCGNDDCGQMSAWYMLSAMGFYPVNPVSGEYVFGAPQLPEMVLHLAGGKTFTIIAENLSKEHKYVDSITLNGEPYTKNTISHEDIVKGGTLVYKMK, from the coding sequence ATGAAAAGAAGAATCCCTCTTATGGCTGCTGCTTTGGCAGGTTTATTTTTCTATTCTTCCTGTTCTCCGACAGAAAAAGCGGAAACAAAAGATTATACCCGATACGTTAATACATTCATCGGTGCGGCCGATAATGGGCATACCTTTCCGGGGGCTTGTTATCCTTTCGGAATGATCCAGAGCAGCCCTGTGACGGGTGCAGTCGGCTGGCGCTATTGTTCCGAGTATACCTATCAGGATTCTCTGATTTGGGGATTCACGCAGACGCATCTGAATGGAACAGGATGTATGGACTTGGGTGATATTCTGGTAATGCCTGTTACCGGTACACGTACCCGTGCCTGGGACGCTTATCGCAGTCATTTCCCGAAAGATAAAGAAGCGGCTGCGCCGGGTTACTATACTGTGGAACTTTCCGATCCGCAGGTGAAAGCGGAACTGACGGCTTCTATCCATGCTGCCCTGCATCGATATACCTACAACAAAGCAGACTCCGCTTCTCTGCTGATAGATCTTCAGCATGGTCCTGCCTGGAGGGAAGAACAATATCATTCACACGTGAAGAGTTGTGAGGTGAATTGGGAAGACGCCCAAACGCTGACCGGACATGTCAATAATGCCGTATGGGTGAATCAGGATTATTTCTTTGTGATAAAATTTAATCGTCCTGTTGCAGACTCACTTTACCTTCCGATGGGAGAGACGGAGAAAGGGAAACGCATTGTTGCTACTTTCGATATGCAGCCGGGAGACGAGTTGATGATGAAAGTGGCCCTTTCCACTACGAGCGTAGCCGGAGCCAAGAAGAACTTGGAAGCGGAAATTCCTGCCTGGGACTTTGACGGAGTGAGAGACGCTGCGCATAATGAATGGAATAGTTATCTGAGCCGTATCGAAATAGACGGTACCGATGATGAAAAGACAAACTTCTATACCAGTTTCTATCATGCTTTGATTCAACCGAATGAGATTTCGGATGTCGATGGTATGTATCGTAACGCTGCCGACTCCGTTGTGAAAGCGGGAACGGGGACTTTTTATTCTACGTTCTCTTTGTGGGATACTTATCGTGCCGCTCATCCTTTCTATACATTGATAATTCCCGAACGTGTCGACGGTTTTGTTAATTCGTTGATAGAACAAGGTGAAGTGCAGGGATTCCTGCCTATCTGGGCATTATGGGGAAAGGAGAACTACTGTATGATAGGTAATCATGGGGTTTCTGTGATTGCCGAGGCCTATCGTAAGGGATTCCGTGGCTTTGACGCGGAGCGTGCTTTCAATATTATAAAGAAGACGCAGACTGTTTCACATCCGTTGAAGTCAAACTGGGAAGTATATACGAAATACGGCTATTTCCCGACCGACCTGATAAAAGCCGAATCGGTGTCTTCCACATTAGAGTCGGTATATGACGATTATGCTGCTGCCGACATGGCACGCCGTATGGGAAAAGAAGAAGATGCGGCGTATTTTGCAAAACGTGCCGATTATTATAAGAACCTCTTTGATACTGAAACCCAGTTTATGCGTCCGCGCAAAGCAGATGGAACATGGAAGGCTCCGTTTAATCCGAGTGCTTTGGGGCATTCGGAAAGTATAGGGGGAGATTATACGGAGGGAAATGCATGGCAATATACCTGGCACGTGCAACATGACGTCCCGGGATTAATCCGGCTCTTTGGTGGTGAAAAACCTTTCCTGAATAAATTGGATTCTTTGTTTACCGTTACTTTGGAAGGTGAAGGTCTGGCTGATGTAACAGGATTGATCGGACAATATGCTCACGGTAACGAACCGAGTCATCACGTAACTTATTTATATGCGTTAGCCGGTCGTCCGGAGCGTACACAAGAGTTAATCCGTGAGATTTTCGATACTCAATACCGAAACAAACCTGACGGACTTTGCGGAAATGACGATTGTGGTCAGATGTCTGCATGGTATATGTTGAGTGCAATGGGATTTTATCCGGTGAATCCGGTGAGTGGCGAGTATGTATTCGGGGCGCCCCAGTTGCCTGAAATGGTATTGCATCTGGCTGGTGGCAAGACTTTTACTATTATCGCAGAGAACCTGTCGAAAGAGCATAAGTATGTGGATAGCATTACTTTGAATGGTGAACCTTATACGAAGAATACTATCTCTCATGAAGATATTGTCAAGGGAGGAACATTGGTTTATAAGATGAAATAA
- a CDS encoding SusE domain-containing protein has protein sequence MKKLIYSIIGLLMFAGCEDNYKTNITIPMSGIYLSSPAEGATMDLNDESKDSYEFTWDKASEQGSVLIFSTTKDLVKQVTVEAGTGKNCNISTLVINQLLSKLDIKSGNEKLIYWTVKDKNNQTAAASEVRTLQARRMKSILLAPEDMSTATLLADATQTKIKFEWDASGIGNDTECTVLLSLDPEMDNFVELPTKGTGNISITHEEMEQTIEKLSIKRYRTNTIYWNVRNNTDQALISRVANTLYTNDMMRLVDKRGDETITYPVVRVTFSDGTSQVWTAQNLNTTRYPDGTEIEAEYYRYAPESLGEDWIKAIGTYYSFVIRDRIIPKGWRIPTEAEWNYLFSEAGKNGGYNVLKDPVYYYKNPTGQEHLNEWGLSFTSAGTWNLDRDAIELAQEKFYFMAADLGDPATWNDPWRALIHDNSETLWVSWAKGTVMRYIYAE, from the coding sequence ATGAAAAAGTTAATTTATAGCATCATCGGGCTACTAATGTTCGCCGGTTGCGAAGATAATTATAAGACCAATATCACAATTCCAATGTCGGGCATATATCTGAGTTCTCCCGCCGAAGGAGCAACTATGGACTTAAACGATGAAAGTAAAGATTCATACGAATTTACTTGGGATAAGGCTTCGGAACAAGGTTCCGTACTGATATTCAGCACTACCAAGGACCTTGTGAAACAAGTTACCGTAGAAGCAGGGACAGGAAAAAATTGCAATATATCAACACTGGTTATCAACCAATTACTTTCCAAGTTAGATATTAAATCCGGAAATGAAAAACTCATTTACTGGACTGTAAAAGATAAAAATAACCAGACTGCCGCCGCATCAGAAGTTCGTACGCTACAAGCCAGACGAATGAAAAGTATCTTGCTTGCTCCTGAAGATATGTCGACAGCCACTTTGTTGGCAGACGCTACACAAACCAAAATAAAATTTGAATGGGATGCTTCAGGAATCGGTAATGATACAGAGTGTACGGTACTTCTTTCTTTAGATCCGGAAATGGACAACTTCGTAGAACTGCCGACCAAAGGAACAGGAAATATATCGATCACCCACGAAGAAATGGAACAGACAATCGAAAAACTGTCTATCAAGCGTTACCGGACCAATACTATTTATTGGAATGTACGTAACAATACAGATCAGGCACTTATTTCGCGTGTCGCCAACACATTATACACAAACGACATGATGCGTCTTGTTGACAAACGTGGAGATGAGACGATCACTTATCCCGTAGTCCGCGTGACATTCTCCGACGGAACTTCGCAAGTGTGGACAGCCCAAAATCTGAATACTACCAGATATCCGGATGGAACGGAAATCGAAGCCGAATATTACAGATATGCTCCCGAATCCCTTGGAGAAGACTGGATTAAAGCAATCGGTACCTATTACAGTTTCGTGATTCGCGACCGGATTATCCCGAAAGGCTGGAGAATACCGACCGAAGCGGAATGGAATTATTTATTCTCCGAAGCCGGAAAGAATGGCGGGTATAATGTTCTTAAAGATCCTGTCTATTATTATAAAAATCCTACCGGCCAGGAACATCTGAATGAATGGGGACTGAGCTTTACTTCAGCAGGTACATGGAACTTGGATAGGGACGCAATCGAACTGGCTCAGGAAAAATTCTACTTTATGGCCGCCGACTTGGGCGATCCCGCAACCTGGAACGATCCCTGGCGAGCTTTAATCCATGACAACAGCGAAACATTATGGGTATCCTGGGCTAAAGGAACCGTCATGCGCTATATCTATGCAGAATAA